The DNA region GAAAGCGCTTCGTGCATGGAAGACAGCCAGCCATCGGCTCCATTTTACTTCGATTCTCCCTCGCTGCGGTAGGTGGCATCCGGTGTTGTCTTTTTATAATGAGACCGCCAAGCCGCCACCGCCGCACTTGTGCAATCATTTCCAGTGTCGGCCAGAAAGCTCTGGCGCAGTTCCGATTTACAGGAGAAGTTAATGAAGCGATTCCTCGCCGCCGCCCTCTTGATGGCAACCCCTCTCGCCTTCGCTCAAAAGGACCAACGGAAGACTGGAGACCTGAAGGTTTACTTTGCCGACGTCGAAGGCGGCCAGGCAACGCTCTTCGTGCCGCCCAGCGGCGAAAACATGCTGGTCGATGCAGGTTGGCCCGGAGCCGAGAATGCCAATAAGATCGTTGCCCTCTGCAAGCTCGCCGGGGTGAAAAAGATCGATAACCTCGTCATCACCCACTACCATACGGATCACGTGGGCGGCGTTCCCGATGTCGCTGCACGAATTCCCGTAGCTCGCTTTATCGATCACGGCGTCAATAGAGAAGATAACGACAGAGTTACCGTCTCCGGTTGGCAGGCTTATCAGAATTTGCTGGCGAAGGGGCATTACGCTCATCTCACGGTCAAGCCCGGCGATGTGCTGCCCAGCGTCGGAATGCACGTCGTGTTTGTCAGCGCGGACGGCAACGTCATCGACAAGCCGCTCGCAGGAGCCGGAGACACGAACGCCGCCTGCGCCGCCTCTCCGCTCAAGCCTGTTGAAAACACGGAAAACGACCGCTCGATTGGCATGATCATCACCTTCGGCAAGCTGCGCATCGCCGACCTCGGCGACCTTACCTGGAACAAGGAGCGGCTGTTGATGTGCCCGGTCAATAAGCTGGGCAAGGTGGATGTTTACATTGTGTCGCATCACGGCTTCGACCGCAGTTCAAGCCCGGCGCTGGTCGATGCAATCGATCCGCGCGTTTCGATTATGGACAACGGGGCGACCAAGGGCGCGGAGCCAGGGGCATGGACGATCGTCGATCACTCTCCCGGCCTTAAAGATCTCTGGCAGCTTCACACCGCTATCCATACTGACGCTGCCCATAACGTCAACGACGGTCACATCGCTAATCTTCCCGGTCCTGACGCTGCCCACTATCTTCTTCTTACCGGACACCGAGATGCGAGCTTTGACGTCACCAACTCCCGCACCAGTCAAACGGTGGATTATCCAGCCCCATAGTCTGGAAGCAATGCAGTCAAACGAATAAAGATGCACCCGAAGCAGGCGTATGTTCTTGCCCGAAGGTGCATCTTATTCGTGAAGTATGGGTTAAGAAAGCAAGAGGGCCCCGCAAGATGAGCACTTCTTCCAGTAAGTTCGGCTGCAAATACCTGTTAGGCATGACACTCAGCGTGGCTGCGATCACCGGCACCCTCACCCTCTCCGGTTGCCACCGGCAGCCGACCGCAGGCCAGTCGGCAAACGACTCGGGTGCGGACCCTGCGGATGCAAACATGGCTCCAGTCGACCAGTCCCAGCCCGTGGACCAATCGAACCAATCCCAACAAGGTTCGGCTATGGCCGTCCCGGTCCAGGCACCTGCTCGTGCCCTGGGACAGCGCCAGCAGAACGAAAGCCAGCAACAGGCCGAGGAGTATCGGCAGAACGGCGGGCAGGCTCCAGAAGAGAACCCTTCTTATGCGAACGCTCCAGACAATCAGAACGATCAGAATTACAACGACCAAAACTATGACGATCAAGTAGATGCAGGTCAGCAGGCCATTGAAGAAGCCGATCAGCCGCCGCCACCATTGCCAACCTACGAGCAGCCCGAAGCACCTGCGCCAAACTACATCTGGACGCCGGGCTATTGGAGCTATTCTCCCGTCGGCTATTACTGGGTGCCGGGCGCATGGGTCGCCGCTCCCTATGAAGGCGCGCTGTGGACCCCGGGTTATTGGGCTTTCTACGGCAATCGCTATCGTTTCTATCGCGGCTACTGGGGCCTCCATATCGGTTTCTACGGAGGGGTACCCTATGGCTGCGGCTATACCGGCTACGGTTATCAGGGTGGCTACTGGCGCGGCAACAACTTCTATTACAACCGCGCGGTGAACCGGGTCAACGTAAACAGGATCACCAACGTCTACAGCCACACCGTCACCGTCAATAACTACAACAGCACGCGCGTCTCCTATAACGGGGGGCGAGGTGGTATTCAGGCGCGGCCAAAGCCCGCAGAGCTGATCGCCATGCGCGGACCGAAGATTCCACCTATGTCGGCGCAGGTGCAGAACCAGCACCGGGCAGCCCAGAATCGGCAGCAGTTTTTCAATCAAAACAAAGGTCGCCCGGCACTCGCCGCCGTCGCCACGCCGCTCGTCGCCGACAGAGGCATTCAACGGCCGGTTGCGCGTCCTACCCTGCCGAATCAGCCTCAGGCACGACCAAATCAGCCTCAGGTGCGCCCTGGCCAGGGGAATCAGCCGAACCGCACAGAGATACGACCCAATCAACCTCAGGTGCGTCCGAGCCAGCCTCAGGTTCGCCCGAACCAGCCCCAGGTGCGCCCCGTCCAACCAAACCAGCCAAGTCGTGAAGCGGTGCGGCCAAACCAGCCCCAGGTACGGCCCAACCAGCCGAATCACTTAAATAGTCCGCAGGTACGGCCCAACCAGCCCCAGACCAGGCCTGTCCAGCCGCAACAACGACCTGAGCAAATCCAAAACCGGCCTGCCCAGCAGGTACGGCCAGCCCAACCCCAGACCCGTCCCGTTGAGCCGCAACAACGGCCTGAGCAAATCCAGAACCGGCCTGCCCAGGAGGTAAGGCCAGCCCAGCCGCAGGTCAGGCCTCAGCCGCAGCAAAGGCCGAATTATCAACCGCAGCAAAGGCCCATTCAGCCCGTAGCACCACAACGTCCGGTACAGCAGCCAAGACCCATGGAACAGCAAAGACAGGTCCAACAAGAAAGACCGATGCCGCAGCCAGGCAGGCCTGAGGCGCGACCTGCCCCCCAGCAGGTCCGTCCGCAGCAGCAGGCTCGTCCCCAGCAGCAGGCCAGACCTGATACCCAAAACGACAACCGAGATCGGCATTAACGTCTCGCTCGAGACGCCCCGGAAAATCAAATGCACCTTGCGTCGCCCACTGACGTGACCGGGAAGAAAAAGCTGTAATCACAGAAATTTTTACCAGGAACCTGCTGAGATAGTGCGCGCCGGGAAGGGTAGCCTGGCGCGCAGCAAACTAATCTGCGTGTCCGCTGTTATTGGGATATCTCCGCGCTGCCTTTGCACATCCTATGTGGCCAGCACCGTGCCCTTAAAGGAGGACACACATCATGAATCGCAAACAATCTCTTGCAACCCACTTGGCGCTGCTCGCTATGCTTTCCCCGGGCGGCGCCATTCTGGCTCAGGAGCCGGCGGCAGCTCCACCTGCAACCCAGGAGCCGGCGGCACCTACTTCTCCAACAGCCCCAACAACCCCGACAGCTCCCACAGAGCCGACGGCACCCACCGCACCTACAGAGCCAACCACCCCAGCAGCGCCTGCGGAAGCTCCGGCTGCAACGGCTCCTGAAACGCCACCCGCGACCTCTCCCGAGGCGCCGAAAGCAACAGACCCGGGAAACACCAGCACGATGCCAAGCGACAGCACAACGACCACAACGCAGAAGAAGAGCAAGCATCACAAAGGCACCACCACGGCCCCTCAGACTCCCGATCAGACGACTCCTCCGCCTCAATAATGCAGGCCTGTAGCTCCGCCGAAGGTTCTTAAGTGAAACGCTGTGCGCCTGGGATATCCGCGCACAGCGTTTTTACCTTGATTGTTCGCCACCAGCGCGACTGGCCCTCGACTCCCACGAAAGCAAAGCGCTTGCTTCAATTACTTTGACTGCTCACTGGCCTTTCGTGCGGCCTCAAACTCGTCGCCTGTATTCCAGTGGATCGTCGATGGTGCTGACAGCGCCTCCCAACCCAGCTCCATGCCGAATCGTGCGAGCTTGGCGTTTCCGCGAAAGTCCATGTCCGGCGAATAGTTGTCGCTGAAGTTGTGATAGCGATGCTCGTTGTAGTCCTTCTCCTCGGCCTCGCCCCACGCGCGGTCATGACCTTCGTAGAGGCTGCCCGGATCGACTGAGAACGCCGGAATGCCGACACGAGAGAGACTGAAGTGGTCGGAGCGGTAGTAGCTGCCCGCCTCAGGCCGTGGGTCGGGAACGATGGTGAGATCGAAGCGTTTCGCTGTTGCCTGCACGGTGGGGTAGAAGCTGGTCCGTTGCGCGCCGTTCACGTTGATCTCGCGTGGAATGCCGATCGGCAGGATCATGTCATAATTCACGTCCAGCGCGATCTGGGCCGCCGGAACGGGCGGGTGTTGACCGAGATATTCGCTGCCAAGCAGACCCTGTTCTTCGGCGGTAACCGATGCGAAGATGACGTCGTGTGGTGGCCGCACCGTCATGGCGCTCCATGCACGCGCCATCTCCAACAGAATCCCGCAGCCGGTGCCGTTGTCCGCTGCGCCGTTATAAATGTTGTCGCCTTTCATGCCGGGCACGAATCCCAGATGGTCGTAATGCGCCGTGTAAATCACCGCCTGGTCCTTGCCGCTCTTCGTCCCCGGCAGGATGCCCACCACGTTGGCCGATTGGAACGGGCGCACCGTACTTTCTACATGCGCCTTCAATCGCACCGGCAATTCCACCGCCTTGAACCCGCGCTTGCCCGCCGCCGTCATCTCGCTATCGAGATTCATGCCACTGGCCTCAAACAACCTTCGCGCGACATCGAGCTGAATCCAACTGGCCGCCTCAAGCTGCGGCATCTTATTGTCGCGGAGATTTGTCTTTTCGCTTGTGTTCGAGTTGCGCACTACGTCCCAGCCGTAGCTGGCGAGATCGGTGCGGTGAATGATCAGCGCGCCCACCGCGCCCATTCGTGCCGCCTGCTCGAACTTGTAGGTCCAGCGCCCGTAGTAGGTCAGCGCTTTGCCACCAAAAAACTTTGGGTCGTTCGACGGCGGATCGCCGACGATGCAGAGGATCACCTTTCCTTTGACATCAACGCCCGCATAGTCGTTCCAGCCAAACTCCGGCGCCGTGACGCCATAGCCGACAAAGACAATTGGCGCGTCGATATTCACGCTCGGCGTCAGCTTCTCATTCGTCACCGTGTAGTCGTCCGCGAACTTGAGATTAATTGCGTTACCCTTCTGCGGAACAAGCGCAAAGGTCGTATGCTCCGGCACTACCTTCATGCCCACAAAGTTGATCCACTGCAGATACGTGCCGTTATCGCCAGCGGGCTTCAATCCATCGAGAGCGAATTGCGTCGCGATGTACTTTGCCGCGAGGTCGCCGCCGCGCAGACCGGGAT from Edaphobacter paludis includes:
- a CDS encoding MBL fold metallo-hydrolase: MKRFLAAALLMATPLAFAQKDQRKTGDLKVYFADVEGGQATLFVPPSGENMLVDAGWPGAENANKIVALCKLAGVKKIDNLVITHYHTDHVGGVPDVAARIPVARFIDHGVNREDNDRVTVSGWQAYQNLLAKGHYAHLTVKPGDVLPSVGMHVVFVSADGNVIDKPLAGAGDTNAACAASPLKPVENTENDRSIGMIITFGKLRIADLGDLTWNKERLLMCPVNKLGKVDVYIVSHHGFDRSSSPALVDAIDPRVSIMDNGATKGAEPGAWTIVDHSPGLKDLWQLHTAIHTDAAHNVNDGHIANLPGPDAAHYLLLTGHRDASFDVTNSRTSQTVDYPAP
- a CDS encoding M28 family peptidase codes for the protein MKMKAVVAAGLFVFAVSLGALAQAVPPAVKKAEASIDAEKIRAQVKFLSDDLLEGRYPGLRGGDLAAKYIATQFALDGLKPAGDNGTYLQWINFVGMKVVPEHTTFALVPQKGNAINLKFADDYTVTNEKLTPSVNIDAPIVFVGYGVTAPEFGWNDYAGVDVKGKVILCIVGDPPSNDPKFFGGKALTYYGRWTYKFEQAARMGAVGALIIHRTDLASYGWDVVRNSNTSEKTNLRDNKMPQLEAASWIQLDVARRLFEASGMNLDSEMTAAGKRGFKAVELPVRLKAHVESTVRPFQSANVVGILPGTKSGKDQAVIYTAHYDHLGFVPGMKGDNIYNGAADNGTGCGILLEMARAWSAMTVRPPHDVIFASVTAEEQGLLGSEYLGQHPPVPAAQIALDVNYDMILPIGIPREINVNGAQRTSFYPTVQATAKRFDLTIVPDPRPEAGSYYRSDHFSLSRVGIPAFSVDPGSLYEGHDRAWGEAEEKDYNEHRYHNFSDNYSPDMDFRGNAKLARFGMELGWEALSAPSTIHWNTGDEFEAARKASEQSK